One Bifidobacterium crudilactis genomic region harbors:
- the rph gene encoding ribonuclease PH: protein MVQIKDMLEGGKTMRADGRATDELRPVRITRHWTDAPEGSVLIECGNTRVMCTASFTPTLPRWRRESGLGWVTAEYAMLPRATSQRTDRESVKGKIGGRTHEISRLVGRCLRGVVDMKALGANQIQIDCDVLQADGGTRTASITGAYVALADALDWAQQHHHIKDKHKVLKEAVSAVSVGVIDGTPMLDLPYVEDSKAMTDMNVAMTGSGAFIEIQGTAEHRPFNREELNILLDLATKGNRELQQAQQEALERS from the coding sequence ATGGTGCAGATCAAAGACATGTTGGAAGGCGGAAAGACGATGCGTGCTGACGGTCGTGCGACGGACGAGCTGCGTCCGGTACGGATAACCCGCCATTGGACCGATGCCCCCGAGGGTTCGGTGCTTATCGAATGCGGCAATACCAGGGTGATGTGCACGGCTTCGTTCACCCCCACCTTGCCGAGGTGGCGCCGGGAATCCGGTCTTGGATGGGTCACCGCGGAATATGCCATGCTGCCACGTGCCACATCGCAGCGTACGGACAGGGAATCGGTGAAGGGCAAAATCGGCGGCAGGACGCATGAAATCAGTCGTCTGGTCGGTCGTTGCCTGCGCGGCGTCGTTGATATGAAGGCGCTGGGGGCGAATCAGATTCAAATCGATTGCGATGTGCTGCAGGCGGATGGAGGCACCCGTACCGCATCCATCACCGGTGCGTATGTGGCACTCGCGGATGCGTTGGACTGGGCGCAGCAGCATCACCACATCAAGGACAAGCACAAGGTGCTCAAAGAGGCCGTGTCGGCCGTGTCGGTCGGTGTGATTGATGGGACGCCCATGCTCGACCTGCCATATGTCGAGGACAGCAAAGCCATGACCGATATGAACGTCGCCATGACGGGCTCAGGCGCATTCATCGAGATTCAGGGGACCGCAGAGCACAGGCCCTTCAACCGCGAAGAGCTGAATATTCTGCTCGATCTGGCGACCAAGGGCAACAGGGAATTGCAGCAGGCCCAGCAGGAGGCGTTGGAACGGTCATGA